In the genome of Impatiens glandulifera chromosome 6, dImpGla2.1, whole genome shotgun sequence, the window aaattttgatatttcatcTTGGTTTTGATTAAATGATTAGTAGAggtttatatttgataaatatcatatatgaataaatatatattatattaatttagcactagttttttaatgttttaattaaaaaattgagaagacttaattgatattaattagttatattaatttgCGTCCCAATTCTcaactataaaattttaattgtagaCACGACCccaactattaaaaaaaattgtttattctttttaaatgcGTATGATCCAATAATAAAGAtttagaatttatattttattttgtaattaaattcaGTTGGAAAAACAAGCCCacacaaaatttgaattatttatttttatttttattaattttaattttaattttaatataggaACCAACATGAGTCAATCCATGACACCACACAAAATTGAATTAtgaaatcttaattttaaaatgtaatctTACTAGGATTCACAAAATTTGTAGTGGgggtaataaattaaattattattcattttaaaaaaaaatacacttttTTACCTTtccttttaataaaagaaatattaatttaatttaaattgatttttttcctttttttctcaTTGGttgaagtttttatttttaaatttaaaaaggttgcattaaattacattttacattttttttctttttttaatattataattttttaattaattattatgtataaatagTTGGTGTgtttaacttataatattacaatttattAGCTAAACATAAgtttatacaataatttttttaaataaatatatatattcaagtcGGGATTACGCTTATAAAACTtcaaatgaaagtaaaagtCATGTTTAATAATATACCATAGTTAAACACAAATttatacaataaaaattataaacaagtATATATTCCAACTTcaatgttttaaatgaaaataaaagtcATGATTGTGGGGTATAGGTTAGTCTTCTActgtaaaaaaaatctaaaataaacaaatatattaactagtataattaaatttaaaaatataaaaaatatattatgattgTTATTAAGGAGATGAGAATACAAActatataagataataattcATAACGAAGTTGGACCAAAAGAGATgagaatagaaaatatataacataataatttaggATTATGACACAAAATATAACGAAGTTGGaccaataaatatttattgatcATCGATAGTGTCCCTtctataacttttttataaaatattggttCAAGTAACAATAGTTATGACGTCTCTATTTTATAAGGGtgcattaaaaatattaaggctaaattattaatcataatccCATTGATAACTTAAATtgttcattaaaaatttaaaatctcgtcaatatataaaatataagaaaaagttTAAGAAAACCCTATTGCATGGTTGGTAGGAAGTAGGTGTATCCATAATCGGGTAGCCGTTGGGCAGTCTCTTAACACGTGGAGCACAGTTTCGACTTCGCCAAAACAGATGTCGCAATTGTCTGATGGAGTCAGAAGGCCTCGCTTTCTTTCGTGGTTTGTCAGTAATCTACCTTGGACGACCAACCAGAGGAACGTCCGCATTCCTTGCCATCTAATCTAATATCAAagccaaataaaaatattctcgTTGAACTTGTATAACTAGTTTAATTAGatgtataaactaataaaaatttatttaaatgtatatactAACTTATTTAagggatttaattttttaaaaaatttatatattaattaattaaatattaattttctttctccttctttttattaattaattaatcaatttttctctcttgtttttattaattaattaatttatttatctcattttatttatttatttttgtgaagtatttttattattttttttaatataaaaaaaataaaagtagtagttttttatttaattttttatttagatttatagtaatattaaacaaaattattaggttactatttcttttattcttattttataatcttgattattACTTTAATGAGTTAATGTAATATTCAAGCTCTTTAAagaaatcaaacaattttaaaataatacgaagaaagaaaataataaacagaaagaaattaaaataattaaatactaatatattaatataccaataaaaataatagataattaaaaaaattaattaattaaacaaaaagtagagaaattaattaattaataaaaataaaaagagagagaaaaaatgaatatttaattaataaatatatatatatatattaaaatttaactttttctaaatagtaaaataagttaaatgagtcaatttttgATATTATATAAGTTTCATTTAAGTcaatttttattagttcatacGATTTAACTAAGATAATTGTAAAAGTATATATACATGTTGTTTTCAATAAACATGTTGATCAAGAAAAcaacaaattttcttataagatCAAACACCAACATTTACTTAATCTTTTAACATTTACTTAACCTTTTAATCTTATCATGTACaaaaatgatttgaaattaaaaaaagattaactattttatatataaaaacttttaatataataaactaattgtTTCAAGAAAATCAATCAATTCTCTGATCATACTACATTAACAATCAACCGTTTACTTAAACttattaacatattaaaattatcctaacaaaaagtttaaattttcaaaagttcACTGTTTTACATGATCTTGTACGAATTGTCTACAAACAAGAATGGTTGACATCACtttctataattaataataatagtaataaatactaattatatttcctttttcccaattacaaatatatatatatatatatatatatatatatatatatatatggcatataatttatttgatagtACTTTATTAGCTTATTTAGAGTTTTTTTATCTCATTCAAAATTATGCAGTTAACAATGTCTTGAATTAAAATCAACTTATAACTGtcgtaaaattaatttaaatcgtaTATGGGTTGGTAATAAGAGTTGGATGAACTCTCTCAATCTTATTAAATTTACTTAGTGGATAAATTTAAACtgacaaatattattaaaaaatttaatatatacattattttttatattatttcaaatgggtcataatttttaatatataaaacaataaaaaaattaacattaaattgatgaggagtgatagaggagaGAAATTATGTTAGTTCGATACTACACATACATTGTcactagaaaaaaaatcaacaaatgagGAGGGTGATGCTTCACTTTTATACATAGATGTCATTTTATGAGTATAATACAAGCACTGTCGGGGTAGCATCGAATTAACCGAGAAATTgagagaaagaataaaagaatgAATGACGTGACATCATGTTATTGGccgaaaaaaaaactataaggAGAGAGAAtagagataaattttattattggcAATTGCTACACATCATTCATCATTCCATCCATCATTCCCTAGTGCAATTCATCGTTCCATCCATCGTTCCCTCGTGCAAATTCTCTTTGAAtcatttatctatattaatatatataaaaaaaataattgagcaGAACAAACCCTATTCACAATGAActaagtgaatccaattggcccaaattttgttttttcagcCCAGTCCAAAAAGATtgataataattaacatttttagaaatggaaagaggaagaagaagtgAAACTTTCGATTAAAGCTTTTtcaagggaagaagaaggaagaagagaaaCCGCAACTATGGCTGAAGCTTCTTCATCGTCGGTGACGTCTTTGCCGTCGCCGTCGCCGTCTTTGACGGAGGAGGAGCTAACACTAACTGTGAAATGGAGTGGAAAAGAGTACACAGTCAGAGTCTGCGGCGATGATTCAATCGGAGAGTTGAAACGACGGATATGCGAGGTCACTAATGTGCTTCCTAAACGCCAGAAGCTTCTATATCCAAAAATCGGATCAAAACTAGCCGATGAATCAGTCCTCATCTGTCATCTCCCTCTCAAATCTTCCCTCAAGATGACAATGATCGGGTTTGTTCGCTTATATTTCTCTCCCTCGCTCTTTATCTATCTAGTTTTCTGTCATTTGGTACATAACGCATGCCGATTGTTGACAATATGTGTTTATTAGTCATTTCTTAACGTGTAGTTGTTGTTTTGAAGTCGTTTGATCTGAATATACAATAGATATTACTAACCGCATCCATAGCCTTTATGTTCTAATTGTTAAGATGATTAGATCGATATCTCACACACAATTTTGATGCAAACAACTTATTGATGATATGAAGCTTTCATTCCTTACTCAATTTTCGTTTGATGATGAATGACTATTAGTATCAGTTTAAGATTTACTCAAAGGAAAGTTATGCCATCCTAGATATGTTGAGTTAATTTTGTCTCGTTGCAGGAAGGCTAAACGTACATGAAAGCTTTGAGAAATAGGGCAGAAGTACTTGTTTTTCTTTTCGTTGACTCGAGAtagatatatttgaattaagatATTATCACCAATAGTCTAGCGGTTTAATGATTAACATGTAAGATTTAAGGCACTTTGGCTTGATCCTTCCACATTCAAACGTTTATACTTGATGTCTTGATGTTCTATGTTTGAATCGTCGAACCCAATCTGTTTGTACTCATCTGCGATTCTGCATTTGTGTACTTGTTTTCTGTTGTGAAGATTTTTCTCGTAACTCTGTACTGTGGAAGCTATGGTGGCATTGACAAGCTTCACAGAGCATATATCTGTTTAGGGTTTGTAGTATAAAACCACAGTTTCTGTCAACTACATAGCTACAAGTTTTTGCTTCAAGATTATGCATGCCTCTTGgtatatactatataataataaaactgcACTCATCATTGAGATATTATCGCCAATAGTCTAGCGGTTTAATGACTAACATCTAAGATTTAAGGCACTTCATCTTGATCCTTCCACATTCAAATGTTTATACTTGATGTCTTGATGTTCTATGTTTGAATCGACGAGCCCAATCTGATTGTACTCATCTGCATCTGTGTGCTTGTTTTCTGTTGTGGAGATTTTTCTCGTAACTCTGTACTGTGGAAGCTATGGTGGCATTGACAAGCTTCACAGAGCATATATCTGTTTAGGTTTTGTAGTATAAAACCACAGTTTCTGTCAACTACATAGCTACAAGTTTTTGCTTCAAGATATAATAAAACTGTACTCATCATTGAGATCCTTCTTTTCCATCATTGCTTTCCTgtcttactttttattttagacCATTTAGGTTCTAAACTGAAAGTTGATTTTAGGACCGTGGAAGATGATATAATTGTGGACCAAGTGGACTCTTCGGagattgttgatgattttgaaattGGGCAAGATGAAGCAGTTGACATTAAGGATAAAGATATCAATAAACAGAAATTGAGAAGGAGAATTGATCAATACAATGTCAGTATTTTATTCTGTTCTATGTACTGCAAGTCTGCAACCGATATTTGCAGTTAATTCTAATTTCTAATGTGTCTTAATCTATTCTACTCCAGAATTTATTGACTAAAAGAAGTTTGGAAATCCAGAACTATTCAGTTTTGacctataattttaatttaactcaTCAAACATCAAATTTGTGGAAAgatagaattttgatattttcctAAGTGTTGTAGATTGATGTTCGAAATCCATGCCGAGAAGGTAAGAAGCTATTGGTGCTGGATATTGATTATACCCTATTTGATCACCGCTCTACAGCAGAGAACCCATTAGAACTTATGCGCCCTTGTGAGTGAATAGTATTATCATATCATTATAAGTACTAGAAAACAGCACCTTAGCACAAAtgccatatttttattatttttgacaatttttaaatGTGATGCAGATCTTCATGAGTTTCTTACTGCTGCATATGCGGagtatgatattattatttggtCAGCTACCAGGTTAGTCTTCTTTTCTCCTCCAGTCTTACTTTAGAGCATTTTTGGGGCTGGAGGGTTTATTGGTAACTCAAGGTAGATAATAATTGTGACTCTTTTTCTGTGGCCTGTGTTAACTTGGGATGAGCATTGGTTGAAATTCAGCACATTTtacccaaatcaaacaaacccaATCTATAATTAcctatatcattcataataatttGGGTTGAGTTGGGCATGGGTTGGGTATAAACCCACCCAATCTATCTCAATTACATAAAACAGCAACAACACTGTTGTAATAAACCGGGGTTTTGGGGTTAGGTCATATATTCCAGTTTTATTTTATACTCGAATTAAGTTAACCTGATCCAAGACTAACCCAAAATAAATTACCCAAACCAGAAAAAAGTTGTTCGGAATATGTTGGGTTTCGTGTTTACCCAAAAAATGCTCAGCCCTAGTGTTAACCACGGTTTTGGATATATAAATTTCAGATGAAATCATTTGTATAAATGTCTGTTTTTTCAACACAATAGATCACTTTTTTTGACTTCATCTGGCATGTgcctttgaaaattttgaaatcctTAAATAGGATTTCTACCTCCTGCTATGATGATCTGTATGGTTTTCCTGCATTCCATTttccatttatatataaacCTTTTAAAAATGGGggtttttcttatattatagaTAGTTTAAGAAATATCGACAATGTCTGTAAGGAAACCAAGATCAAAGCAAAAGTGGGCAAATTAATTTGAGTCAACAAGCTTTTCTCCTCTTTGTCCCCCAATTTTGATTCTATCTTTGCTTGTGTTTGTTCTTTCAAGATTTACTATCCTGGTTTATGATTATCATTTTCGGACATATTTTTCCTTCaggtttttcttttttctatgtTTGACATTAAACATGTTAACCGTAGAAATTAAACATAACTGTACAATCCCCTCTTCAGACATGCATGAATAGGGTTTTGACACATAAAGCACCAAAACAAGAATATGACCATTTAAAACAGATCATATCATCAAACAACAGAAAATACTAAGCCTATCTGGAAACCTAGTATTTGTCACCGTCTTGTTCACAATTACATTTACTGTCCCATTGGAAAAATGCCAAAATTAAAATCCATAGAATAGAGAATCTTAACCGGAATTTGGAGATAGGACTTTGACGTATTTTCTTTtcgtttggtataagatttttaTGATCATGATCCTGAATCATCATCCACGTTATATTGTAATTTTGGCTTTATTTggaataatgattaaaaatcagattattattttatagatggATTTTTTGTAAagatattttggttattgtacCGAGTAAACCACTCTTTACATCAAaaaaaatttccaaataatcctACATGAAACAATCTCTTGATTTAGTTTTATGGGGATTATTACAAGAGTTCATTTCCATTTGATTAGAAAAGTTTCTCATCTCATTGCAGTCAAATTTAGAGTTCAAGCTCCATACCATGTTAAAGCTGTTTGTGTTTTTTGTAGCATGAGATGGGTTGAGCTGAAAATGGGACAGCTAGGAGTTCTCGACCATCCGAATTACAAAATTACAGCTCTCCTAGATCATCTCGCAATGATCACAGTTCATTCTGATGCTCGTGGAATCTTCGACTGCAAACCCCTTGGCCTTATTTGGGCTAAATTTCCTGAGGTATCACTTGgtgtttttttattcattccCATCCAGTCATAAATTTGTTTTCCATTTCGAAGAGAAAATTTGAAATGGGATTAGTAATGTTGCCTCTTCGAAAGGTTTAAGCCAACTAAAATTACTAAAATCCTTAGATACAAAGATATTATAGTTATTTaaccaaataatccactttttcgaataattctaattatttaaaataaacctacctcaaacaaatcatcgtaTACATAAATTACAGTTTTTGAGTTATATGTTTTGGATGGGGGTGGGATTTGCAGTATTATATTCTTTAGAATACGATAATGTTTGATGGGTTTAGTTCTTGTTTGATTAACCagaaatactaaaatatcccctttttcaaataacccaagatcaaacaagcttttaGTCTACATATATTACAGTTTTTGAGTTATCTGCGTGTTGGATGTGGGTGGGATTTGCAGTATTATAGTGCTAAGAACACGATAATGTTCGACGATCTAAGAAGGAATTTTGTGATGAACCCAAAGAATGGATTAACAATAAGGCCATTTAGGAAGGCTCATGCCAATAGAGAAAGCGATAGGGAACTCGTGAAGCTGACACAATACTTGCTTGCGATTTCGAAACTCGATGACATTAGCGGTCTCAACCACAAGTACTGGGAGTCTTACAAAGAAGACAATTCCAAGAGACGCAGACAGGCATAACAGATTGGaggtaagttttttttttcaaaaaaaaattactggggaagttattaattaatatgtttggtAAAACAGAAAAAATGGTGTATTATGATATGATTTGTGTAGAACAAAACTTGTTCTAGTTTAGGACAGAGATCTGtttttaaatggaaatataGTCTGTCTGGAaacaacattatttaaatatggtgatttttgtttgttattttcttcaatttgctTTTCGTTTTAGCAAATTTGAAAATTACCAATctttttttcaatgttttttccAGGTTGTTAGATAAAATCTCATAGATAATTAGTCAAATCTCCTATTTGTAGATTTAACCATTTTGAATTACTTTTTGGAGTTTGAGTTTAGGGATTTGATGAAAAACAGCCCTAATGTTTTTTGAAAACATTCTTTTTATAAGGTGGTATGTTAATTTAGATGAGTTAATGCTCTATCATCTTAATTATACTCTCAGGTTCTATTTTGTTAAAATCACTCTCAATTAAATGGGTTACGACGAACTTGGAATAAAGCCGTGTtgacataattataaatttgttgacTGTCTAACCTAAGGTTTCATGAGGGATAAACTTTGGTCacaaaattataagaaaaatatagacctattataaatttgttgatAATTTAATGGTAAggcttattttttaaaacactcTTAATTAAATGG includes:
- the LOC124941702 gene encoding ubiquitin-like domain-containing CTD phosphatase; the encoded protein is MAEASSSSVTSLPSPSPSLTEEELTLTVKWSGKEYTVRVCGDDSIGELKRRICEVTNVLPKRQKLLYPKIGSKLADESVLICHLPLKSSLKMTMIGTVEDDIIVDQVDSSEIVDDFEIGQDEAVDIKDKDINKQKLRRRIDQYNIDVRNPCREGKKLLVLDIDYTLFDHRSTAENPLELMRPYLHEFLTAAYAEYDIIIWSATSMRWVELKMGQLGVLDHPNYKITALLDHLAMITVHSDARGIFDCKPLGLIWAKFPEYYSAKNTIMFDDLRRNFVMNPKNGLTIRPFRKAHANRESDRELVKLTQYLLAISKLDDISGLNHKYWESYKEDNSKRRRQA